In Penicillium oxalicum strain HP7-1 chromosome I, whole genome shotgun sequence, a single window of DNA contains:
- a CDS encoding Pdp3-interacting factor 1 produces MGSTVLPYMETKPKVIFFTDFDGTITVDDSNDFMIDNLGFGLAERRKLNDEILEERMGFRDAFRIMLESINTPYDQCIEILKKNMKLDPYFEKFYYWAEENNVPIVILSSGMRPIISALLEQFLGHKPKSHLTIVCNEVIPRNGKDINSEGGWQISYHDDSHFGHDKSLEIKPYAALPDGERPILLYAGDGVSDLSAAAETNLLFAKEGKDLVTFCKRRGMPYTTFRDWSTILASTQDILAGKKTPEEVAAETKTA; encoded by the exons ATGGGATCCACCGTCCTTCCGTACATGGAGACCAAGCCCAAggtgatcttcttcactgATTTTGACGGCACCATCACGGTGGACGACA GCAATGACTTTATG ATCGACAACCTCGGCTTTGGTCTCGCGGAACGCCGCAAGTTGAACGACGAAATCCTGGAGGAGCGCATGGGTTTCCG GGACGCCTTCCGCATCATGCTGGAGAGTATCAACACTCCCTATGACCAATGCATCGAGATCCTCAAAAAGAACATGAAATTGGACCCCTACTTTGAAAAGTTCTACTACTGGGCCGAGGAGAACAATGTCCCCATCGTGATCTTGTCCTCGGGCATGCGCCCAATCATCAGTGCTCTGCTCGAACAATTCCTCGGTCACAAGCCCAAAAGCCATCTGACCATTGTCTGCAACGAAGTGATTCCCCGGAATGGCAAGGACATCAACAGCGAGGGCGGCTGGCAAATCTCGTACCACGACGATAG TCACTTTGGCCACGACAAGTCTCTTGAAATCAAGCCCTACGCGGCTCTTCCCGATGGCGAGCGCCCGATCCTTTTGTACGCCGGCGACGGCGTCTCCGACCTGTCGGCTGCGGCCGAAACGAATCTCCTTTTCGCAAAGGAGGGCAAAG ATCTGGTGACTTTCTGCAAGCGCCGAGGCATGCCTTACACCACCTTCAGGGACTGGTCTACCATTCTTGCCTCCACCCAGGACATTCTCGCCGGCAAGAAGACACCCGAAGAGGTGGCTGCCGAGACAAAGACCGCCTga